The Zalophus californianus isolate mZalCal1 chromosome 8, mZalCal1.pri.v2, whole genome shotgun sequence genome has a segment encoding these proteins:
- the RHOB gene encoding rho-related GTP-binding protein RhoB — MAAIRKKLVVVGDGACGKTCLLIVFSKDEFPEVYVPTVFENYVADIEVDGKQVELALWDTAGQEDYDRLRPLSYPDTDVILMCFSVDSPDSLENIPEKWVPEVKHFCPNVPIILVANKKDLRSDEHVRTELARMKQEPVRTDDGRAMAVRIQAYDYLECSAKTKEGVREVFETATRAALQKRYGSQNGCINCCKVL, encoded by the coding sequence ATGGCGGCCATCCGCAAGAAGCTGGTGGTGGTGGGCGACGGCGCGTGCGGCAAGACGTGCCTGCTGATCGTGTTCAGTAAGGACGAGTTCCCCGAGGTGTACGTGCCCACCGTCTTCGAGAACTATGTGGCCGACATCGAGGTGGACGGCAAGCAGGTGGAGCTGGCGCTGTGGGACACGGCGGGCCAGGAGGACTACGACCGCCTGCGGCCGCTCTCCTACCCAGACACCGACGTGATCCTCATGTGCTTCTCAGTGGACAGCCCCGATTCGCTGGAGAACATCCCCGAGAAGTGGGTGCCCGAGGTGAAGCACTTCTGCCCCAACGTGCCCATCATCCTGGTGGCCAACAAGAAAGACCTGCGCAGCGACGAGCACGTCCGCACGGAGCTGGCCCGCATGAAGCAGGAACCCGTGCGCACGGATGACGGCCGCGCTATGGCCGTGCGCATCCAAGCCTACGACTACCTCGAGTGCTCGGCCAAGACCAAGGAGGGCGTGCGCGAGGTCTTCGAGACGGCCACGCGCGCCGCGCTGCAGAAGCGCTACGGCTCCCAGAACGGCTGCATCAACTGCTGCAAGGTGCTATGA